A DNA window from Camelina sativa cultivar DH55 chromosome 17, Cs, whole genome shotgun sequence contains the following coding sequences:
- the LOC104754831 gene encoding ribosome biogenesis protein bms1, producing MAADELMPSHRSHRTRQAGPTAKKKSAIDKMKRGIPITKQKNPKAYGYKSARKAQKAKSHAMEKEQRRLHVPTIDRTYNEPPPIVVVVQGPPGVGKSLVIKCLVKEFTKQNVPEVLGPITIVEGKHKRYQFVECPNDINGMVDCAKVADLALLVVDGSYGFEMETFEFLNIMQMHGFPRVIGVLTHLDNFKDASKLRRTKKSLKDRFWTEIYKGAKLFYLSGLIHGKYTPREVHNLRRFVSIVKPQPIKWRTSHPYVLADRLEDVTPPEKVQMDKKCDRNITLYGYLRGCNLKKGMKVHIAGVGDYSLAGVTALTDPCPLPSAGKRKGLRDRDKLFYAPMSGIGDLVYDKDAVYININDHQVQYSKTEDGNGEPTNKGKGRDVGEDLVKSLQNTKYSVDEKLEKTFINFFGKKTSASSETKLMAEDAYQSLSEGSENEESQDDEDDEVDEKDVEGSDSKIKQVTEFHGGRLRRKAVFKDDIGGSDAKDSDEDDFEEADDAELDLDEYNSEEADDVELDENEVEDGGDDSASDSPGDYQIDDFGNISQWKAPLKENARKKNPNLMDIVYGASGSLATPLINENHDTSDDEESDEEEFFKPKGEQSKNLGGGWDVGYVNSEDCSKFLNYGYLKNWKEKDVCESIRDRFTTGDWSKAALRDKNSGTAIEGEDDELYGDFEDLETGDEHKSHEDMESDASENEDEDAEVVERRLKKLARRAKFDAESNKSEFEEDDNDKGDGNNPLSQAKEPGYFDKMKEELEITKQRNKEELDDLDEETRIKLEGFRTGTYLRLEIHNVPYEMIEFFDPCHPILVGGIGYGEDNAGYMQTRLKRHRWHKKVLKTRDPIIVSIGWRRYQTLPIYALEDPNGRHRMLKYTPEHMHCLATFWGPLAPPDTGIVAFQNLSNNQAGFRITATAVVIEYNHKARIVKKIKLVGTPCKIKKKTAFIKDMFTSDLEIARFEGSSIRTVSGIRGQIKKAGKNMLDNNAEEGITRCTFEDQIRMSDMVFLRAWTTVEVPQFYNPLTTALQSRDKTWKGMKTFGELRRELNIPIPVNKDSLYKKIERKPKKFNPLKISKSLQRDLPFKSKPKDIPRRKRQSLDARRAVVMEPEERKAHKAIQQFKLLEQHKMKKKKATMQKKREVYEAEKAKSEEINKKRRREERRERYREEDKQKKKSRRRSHD from the exons ATGGCCGCCGACGAATTGATGCCGTCTCACAGGTCACATAGGACTCGCCAAGCAGGTCCTACCGCGAAGAAGAAATCTGCAATCGATAAGATGAAGCGTGGTATCCCTATTACTAAGCAGAAGAACCCTAAG GCGTATGGTTATAAATCGGCTCGCAAGGCGCAGAAAGCGAAATCTCACGCTATGGAGAAGGAACAAAGGCGACTTCATGTCCCGACAATTGATCGTACTTATAACGAACCTCCTCCTATCGTCGTCGTTGTTCAAGGCCCCCCAGGA GTTGGAAAGTCTCTCGTGATTAAGTGTCTTGTGAAGGAATTCACCAAGCAGAATGTACCGGAGGTTCTTGGACCTATTACCATTGTAGAAG GTAAGCATAAGCGGTATCAATTTGTGGAGTGCCCAAATGATATCAATGGGATGGTGGATTGTGCAAAGGTTGCTGATCTAGCCTTGCTTGTGGTAGACGGGAGTTATGGTTTTGAGATG GAAACCTTTGAATTCCTCAATATTATGCAAATGCATGGATTTCCTAGAGTTATTGGTGTCCTCACACACCTTGATAACTTCAAGGATGCAAGCAAGCTGAGGAGAACAAAAAAGTCTCTCAAGGATCGGTTTTGGACCGAAATATATAAAGGAGCTAAATTGTTCTATTTATCTGGTCTCATTCATGGGAA GTATACACCGCGTGAAGTTCACAACCTCCGCCGCTTTGTATCTATTGTCAAGCCTCAGCCAATAAAATGGCGAACATCACATCCTTATGTGTTGGCTGATCGCCTGGAAGATGTTACCCCTCCCGAGAAAGTTCAGATGGATAAGAAATGCGATAGAAATATCACATTGTATGGTTACCTACGTGGTTGTAACTTGAAAAAAGGGATGAAG GTTCATATTGCTGGAGTTGGTGACTACAGTTTAGCTGGGGTGACTGCTTTAACTGATCCTTGTCCTTTACCTTCAGCTGGCAAGCGAAAGGGGCTGAGGGACAGGGATAAGCTTTTTTATGCTCCTATGTCCGGGATTGGAGATCTTGTGTATGACAAAGATGCTGTTTACATCAACATAAATGATCACCAAGTTCAGTACTCTAAAACTGAAGATGGAAATGGAGAACCTACTAATAAAG GAAAGGGCAGAGATGTTGGTGAAGATTTGGTAAAGTCGTTGCAGAACACAAAGTATTCTGTTGATGAGAAACTGGAAAAGACATTCATCAACTTTTTTGGCAAAAAGACCAGTGCCAGCTCAGAAACAAAACTTATGGCTGAAGATGCGTATCAATCTTTATCGGAAGGTTCTGAGAACGAGGAGTCtcaagatgatgaggatgatgaggttGATGAAAAGGATGTTGAGGGTAGTGACAGTAAAATAAAGCAGGTAACTGAGTTTCATGGTGGAAGGTTGAGGAGGAAAGCTGTCTTCAAGGATGACATTGGTGGGAGTGATGCAAAG GACTCAGATGAAGATGATTTTGAGGAAGCAGACGATGCTGAATTGGACTTAGATGAATATAATTCTGAGGAAGCAGACGATGTTGAATTGGACGAAAATGAAGTTGAAGATGGTGGAGATGACTCTGCTTCTGATTCGCCAGGGGATTATCAAATAGATG ACTTTGGTAACATATCACAATGGAAAGCACCCTTGAAGGAGAATGCCAGAAAGAAGAACCCCAACTTGATGGACATTGTGTATGGAGCATCGGGATCATTAGCTACTCCCTTGATAAATGAGAACCATGACActagtgatgatgaagaaagtgaTGAGGAAGAATTCTTTAAGCCAAAAGGAGAACAAAGCAAG AATTTAGGTGGTGGATGGGATGTGGGATATGTCAACTCAGAGGATTGTTCTAAATTTCTGAATTATGGTTACCTAAAGAATTGGAAAGAGAAAGACGTCTGTGAGAGCATTCGTGATCGATTTACCACGGGTGATTGGTCAAAAGCTGCTCTGAGAGACAAAAATTCAGGTACTGCCATtgagggagaagatgatgaacttTATGGTGATTTTGAGGATCTTGAGACGGGAGACGAGCATAAAAGCCATGAGGACATGGAATCAGATGCATctgaaaatgaagatgaagatgctgAAGTCGTTGAGCGTAGGCTAAAAAAGCTGGCTCGCCGAGCAAAGTTTGATGCCGA AAGTAATAAATCCGAGTTTGAGGAGGATGACAATGATAAAGGTGATGGGAACAATCCACTTAGTCAAGCCAAGGAACCAGGATACTTTGATAAA ATGAAGGAAGAGCTTGAAATtacaaaacagaggaataaGGAAGAACTCGATGATCTTGACGAGGAGACTCGAATTAAGTTAGAAGGATTCCGGACTGGAACATACTTGAGGCTGGAGATTCACAATGTTCCTTATGAGATGATTGAATTCTTTGATCCTTGTCATCCAATTCTGGTTGGAGGTATTGGTTACGGGGAGGACAATGCTGGATATATGCAG ACCCGGTTGAAGAGACATAGGTGGCATAAGAAAGTACTAAAGACTAGAGATCCTATCATTGTGTCGATCGGATGGAGACGCTATCAGACTCTTCCCATATATGCCCTTGAAGATCCCAATGGCAGACATCGAATGCTCAAGTATACTCCAGAACACATGCACTGCCTTGCTACGTTCTGGGGTCCTCTTGCTCCACCCGACACCGGTATTGTCGCTTTCCAGAATCTGTCAAATAATCAG GCAGGATTTAGGATAACAGCGACTGCTGTAGTTATTGAGTATAATCACAAGGCCCGTATTGTAAAGAAAATCAAGCTTGTTGGGACTCCCTGCAAGATCAAGAAAAAGACTGCATTTATCAAAGACATGTTCACTTCTGACCTAGAAATAGCTCGATTTGAAGGTTCATCTATCCGGACAGTTAGTGGCATTAGAGGACAAATTAAAAAG GCTGGAAAAAATATGCTCGATAACAATGCTGAAGAAGGGATTACGAGGTGTACCTTTGAAGATCAAATCCGTATGAGCGACATGGTCTTCTTAAGGGCTTGGACAACAGTGGAAGTTCCACAATTTTACAATCCTCTAACGACAGCCTTGCAATCCCGCGATAAGACCTGGAAAGGAATGAAAACTTTTGGAGAACTCCGTAGAGAGCTGAATATTCCTATTCCGGTGAATAAGGATTCACTCTACAAG AAAATCGAAAGAAAGCCAAAGAAATTCAATCCGTTAAAGATATCAAAGAGTCTACAAAGAGATCTACCGTTTAAATCGAAACCGAAAGATATACCGAGGCGGAAGAGACAGTCGCTAGATGCGAGAAGAGCTGTTGTAATGGAACCGGAAGAAAGAAAAGCTCATAAAGCCATCCAGCAATTTAAGCTACTTGAACAGCACAAG atgaagaagaaaaaagcaacGATGCAGAAGAAGAGGGAAGTGTATGAAGCAGAGAAAGCTAAGAGTGAGGAAATAAATAAGAAAcggaggagagaggagagacgTGAGAGATATCGTGAGGAagataaacagaagaagaagagtagaagaagaagccatgattag